In Ailuropoda melanoleuca isolate Jingjing chromosome 7, ASM200744v2, whole genome shotgun sequence, one genomic interval encodes:
- the ENTR1 gene encoding endosome-associated-trafficking regulator 1 isoform X1, translated as MAGYARRPGVPPLSRARSLVIPDAPAFYERRSCLPQLDCERPHGRDLDSHFFGIRPTFMCYVPSPVLASVGDTDFGYGKGKCTKQGPPGAQETHFGDDKLEDLAETNPFSFKEFLKTKNLSLSGADTANNRTYSKEATRHSLGLGRNSPTSQTVGYGLEYQQPFFEDPTGAGDLLDEDEDEDEDDGWNGTYLPSTVEQTRSLGVAASTSPCSTYVSFFSTPTELVGPETLPPWILSDSDSRASPAGSPNADFAAQGESLGDRHLRTLQISYEALKDENSKLRRKLSEVQSFSETQTEMVRTLERKLEAKMIKEESDYHDLESVVQQVEQNLELMTKRAVKAENHVLKLKQEMSLLQAQVSNFRRENEALRSGQGASLTVVKQNTDVALQNLRVVMNNAHASIKQLVSGAETLHLVAEILKSIDRISEIKDEEEES; from the exons ATGGCGGGCTACGCGCGCCGCCCGGGCGTCCCCCCGCTGTCGCGAGCCCGGAGCCTCGTCATTCCGGACG CTCCAGCGTTCTATGAGCGCCGGTCTTGTCTCCCCCAGCTAGACTGTGAGCGCCCCCATGGCAGGGACCTGGACTCCCACTTCTTCGGCATTCGGCCGACGTTTATGTGCTATGTGCCCAGCCCGGTGCTAGCTTCCGTGGGAGACACAG ATTTTGGTTACGGAAAGGGGAAATGTACTAAGCAAGGTCCGCCAGGAGcccaagagacacattttggag ACGACAAGCTCGAAGATCTTGCAGAGACCAATCCGTTCTCCTTTAAAGAGTTTCTGAAAACCAAGAACCTCAGCCTGTCGGGAGCAGATACAGCCAACAACAGGACTTATTCCAAG GAAGCCACGAGACACTCACTGGGACTCGGCCGCAACTCCCCGACCTCCCAGACCGTAGGGTATGGCCTGGAATATCAGCAGCCATTTTTCGAAGACCCTACGGGGGCTGGCGATCTTCTAGACGAGGACGAAGACGAGGATGAGGACGATGGGTGGAACGGGACCTACCTGCCATCCACTGTGGAGCAGACCCGCTCCTTGGGGGTTGCCGCGAGCACGTCACCCTGCAGCACATACGTCTCCTTCTTCTCCACCCCAACGGAGCTGGTGGGGCCCGAGACCCTGCCCCCGTGGATTTTGAGCGACTCTGACTCTCGCGCCTCTCCGGCGGGGAGCCCCAACGCAGACTTCGCGGCCCAAGGAGAGTCTCTGGGAGACAGGCATCTCCGGACACTGCAGATAAGCTATGAAGCA CTGAAAGATGAAAATTCTAAGCTGAGAAGAAAGCTGAGTGAGGTCCAGAGCTTCTCTGAGACTCAAACAGAAAT GGTGAGGACACTGGAGCGGAAGCTCGAAGCCAAAATGATCAAGGAGGAAAGTGACTACCACGATCTGGAGTCAGTGGTCCAGCAGGTGGAGCAGAACCTGGAGCTGATGACG AAACGGGCTGTGAAGGCAGAAAATCACGTCCTGAAGCTGAAGCAGGAGATGAGCTTGCTCCAG GCGCAGGTCTCTAACTTCAGGCGTGAGAACGAAGCCCTGCGGTCCGGCCAGGGCGCCAGCCTGACGGTGGTGAAGCAGAACACCGACGTGGCCTTGCAGAACCTCCGCGTCGTCATGAACAACGCCCACGCCTCCATAAA GCAGCTGGTTTCTGGAGCTGAAACGTTGCATCTTGTTGCTGAAATTCTTAAATCTATAGACAGAATTTCTGAAATtaaagatgaggaggaggagtcTTGA
- the ENTR1 gene encoding endosome-associated-trafficking regulator 1 isoform X2, protein MAGYARRPGVPPLSRARSLVIPDAPAFYERRSCLPQLDCERPHGRDLDSHFFGIRPTFMCYVPSPVLASVGDTDDKLEDLAETNPFSFKEFLKTKNLSLSGADTANNRTYSKEATRHSLGLGRNSPTSQTVGYGLEYQQPFFEDPTGAGDLLDEDEDEDEDDGWNGTYLPSTVEQTRSLGVAASTSPCSTYVSFFSTPTELVGPETLPPWILSDSDSRASPAGSPNADFAAQGESLGDRHLRTLQISYEALKDENSKLRRKLSEVQSFSETQTEMVRTLERKLEAKMIKEESDYHDLESVVQQVEQNLELMTKRAVKAENHVLKLKQEMSLLQAQVSNFRRENEALRSGQGASLTVVKQNTDVALQNLRVVMNNAHASIKQLVSGAETLHLVAEILKSIDRISEIKDEEEES, encoded by the exons ATGGCGGGCTACGCGCGCCGCCCGGGCGTCCCCCCGCTGTCGCGAGCCCGGAGCCTCGTCATTCCGGACG CTCCAGCGTTCTATGAGCGCCGGTCTTGTCTCCCCCAGCTAGACTGTGAGCGCCCCCATGGCAGGGACCTGGACTCCCACTTCTTCGGCATTCGGCCGACGTTTATGTGCTATGTGCCCAGCCCGGTGCTAGCTTCCGTGGGAGACACAG ACGACAAGCTCGAAGATCTTGCAGAGACCAATCCGTTCTCCTTTAAAGAGTTTCTGAAAACCAAGAACCTCAGCCTGTCGGGAGCAGATACAGCCAACAACAGGACTTATTCCAAG GAAGCCACGAGACACTCACTGGGACTCGGCCGCAACTCCCCGACCTCCCAGACCGTAGGGTATGGCCTGGAATATCAGCAGCCATTTTTCGAAGACCCTACGGGGGCTGGCGATCTTCTAGACGAGGACGAAGACGAGGATGAGGACGATGGGTGGAACGGGACCTACCTGCCATCCACTGTGGAGCAGACCCGCTCCTTGGGGGTTGCCGCGAGCACGTCACCCTGCAGCACATACGTCTCCTTCTTCTCCACCCCAACGGAGCTGGTGGGGCCCGAGACCCTGCCCCCGTGGATTTTGAGCGACTCTGACTCTCGCGCCTCTCCGGCGGGGAGCCCCAACGCAGACTTCGCGGCCCAAGGAGAGTCTCTGGGAGACAGGCATCTCCGGACACTGCAGATAAGCTATGAAGCA CTGAAAGATGAAAATTCTAAGCTGAGAAGAAAGCTGAGTGAGGTCCAGAGCTTCTCTGAGACTCAAACAGAAAT GGTGAGGACACTGGAGCGGAAGCTCGAAGCCAAAATGATCAAGGAGGAAAGTGACTACCACGATCTGGAGTCAGTGGTCCAGCAGGTGGAGCAGAACCTGGAGCTGATGACG AAACGGGCTGTGAAGGCAGAAAATCACGTCCTGAAGCTGAAGCAGGAGATGAGCTTGCTCCAG GCGCAGGTCTCTAACTTCAGGCGTGAGAACGAAGCCCTGCGGTCCGGCCAGGGCGCCAGCCTGACGGTGGTGAAGCAGAACACCGACGTGGCCTTGCAGAACCTCCGCGTCGTCATGAACAACGCCCACGCCTCCATAAA GCAGCTGGTTTCTGGAGCTGAAACGTTGCATCTTGTTGCTGAAATTCTTAAATCTATAGACAGAATTTCTGAAATtaaagatgaggaggaggagtcTTGA
- the ENTR1 gene encoding endosome-associated-trafficking regulator 1 isoform X3, producing MAGYARRPGVPPLSRARSLVIPDGERPGPGAAPAPSGRAADFGYGKGKCTKQGPPGAQETHFGDDKLEDLAETNPFSFKEFLKTKNLSLSGADTANNRTYSKEATRHSLGLGRNSPTSQTVGYGLEYQQPFFEDPTGAGDLLDEDEDEDEDDGWNGTYLPSTVEQTRSLGVAASTSPCSTYVSFFSTPTELVGPETLPPWILSDSDSRASPAGSPNADFAAQGESLGDRHLRTLQISYEALKDENSKLRRKLSEVQSFSETQTEMVRTLERKLEAKMIKEESDYHDLESVVQQVEQNLELMTKRAVKAENHVLKLKQEMSLLQAQVSNFRRENEALRSGQGASLTVVKQNTDVALQNLRVVMNNAHASIKQLVSGAETLHLVAEILKSIDRISEIKDEEEES from the exons ATGGCGGGCTACGCGCGCCGCCCGGGCGTCCCCCCGCTGTCGCGAGCCCGGAGCCTCGTCATTCCGGACGGTGAGCGGCCGGGCCCCGGGGCCGCCCCCGCCCCGTCGGGCCGGGCTGCAG ATTTTGGTTACGGAAAGGGGAAATGTACTAAGCAAGGTCCGCCAGGAGcccaagagacacattttggag ACGACAAGCTCGAAGATCTTGCAGAGACCAATCCGTTCTCCTTTAAAGAGTTTCTGAAAACCAAGAACCTCAGCCTGTCGGGAGCAGATACAGCCAACAACAGGACTTATTCCAAG GAAGCCACGAGACACTCACTGGGACTCGGCCGCAACTCCCCGACCTCCCAGACCGTAGGGTATGGCCTGGAATATCAGCAGCCATTTTTCGAAGACCCTACGGGGGCTGGCGATCTTCTAGACGAGGACGAAGACGAGGATGAGGACGATGGGTGGAACGGGACCTACCTGCCATCCACTGTGGAGCAGACCCGCTCCTTGGGGGTTGCCGCGAGCACGTCACCCTGCAGCACATACGTCTCCTTCTTCTCCACCCCAACGGAGCTGGTGGGGCCCGAGACCCTGCCCCCGTGGATTTTGAGCGACTCTGACTCTCGCGCCTCTCCGGCGGGGAGCCCCAACGCAGACTTCGCGGCCCAAGGAGAGTCTCTGGGAGACAGGCATCTCCGGACACTGCAGATAAGCTATGAAGCA CTGAAAGATGAAAATTCTAAGCTGAGAAGAAAGCTGAGTGAGGTCCAGAGCTTCTCTGAGACTCAAACAGAAAT GGTGAGGACACTGGAGCGGAAGCTCGAAGCCAAAATGATCAAGGAGGAAAGTGACTACCACGATCTGGAGTCAGTGGTCCAGCAGGTGGAGCAGAACCTGGAGCTGATGACG AAACGGGCTGTGAAGGCAGAAAATCACGTCCTGAAGCTGAAGCAGGAGATGAGCTTGCTCCAG GCGCAGGTCTCTAACTTCAGGCGTGAGAACGAAGCCCTGCGGTCCGGCCAGGGCGCCAGCCTGACGGTGGTGAAGCAGAACACCGACGTGGCCTTGCAGAACCTCCGCGTCGTCATGAACAACGCCCACGCCTCCATAAA GCAGCTGGTTTCTGGAGCTGAAACGTTGCATCTTGTTGCTGAAATTCTTAAATCTATAGACAGAATTTCTGAAATtaaagatgaggaggaggagtcTTGA
- the ENTR1 gene encoding endosome-associated-trafficking regulator 1 isoform X4 — MAGYARRPGVPPLSRARSLVIPDGERPGPGAAPAPSGRAADDKLEDLAETNPFSFKEFLKTKNLSLSGADTANNRTYSKEATRHSLGLGRNSPTSQTVGYGLEYQQPFFEDPTGAGDLLDEDEDEDEDDGWNGTYLPSTVEQTRSLGVAASTSPCSTYVSFFSTPTELVGPETLPPWILSDSDSRASPAGSPNADFAAQGESLGDRHLRTLQISYEALKDENSKLRRKLSEVQSFSETQTEMVRTLERKLEAKMIKEESDYHDLESVVQQVEQNLELMTKRAVKAENHVLKLKQEMSLLQAQVSNFRRENEALRSGQGASLTVVKQNTDVALQNLRVVMNNAHASIKQLVSGAETLHLVAEILKSIDRISEIKDEEEES, encoded by the exons ATGGCGGGCTACGCGCGCCGCCCGGGCGTCCCCCCGCTGTCGCGAGCCCGGAGCCTCGTCATTCCGGACGGTGAGCGGCCGGGCCCCGGGGCCGCCCCCGCCCCGTCGGGCCGGGCTGCAG ACGACAAGCTCGAAGATCTTGCAGAGACCAATCCGTTCTCCTTTAAAGAGTTTCTGAAAACCAAGAACCTCAGCCTGTCGGGAGCAGATACAGCCAACAACAGGACTTATTCCAAG GAAGCCACGAGACACTCACTGGGACTCGGCCGCAACTCCCCGACCTCCCAGACCGTAGGGTATGGCCTGGAATATCAGCAGCCATTTTTCGAAGACCCTACGGGGGCTGGCGATCTTCTAGACGAGGACGAAGACGAGGATGAGGACGATGGGTGGAACGGGACCTACCTGCCATCCACTGTGGAGCAGACCCGCTCCTTGGGGGTTGCCGCGAGCACGTCACCCTGCAGCACATACGTCTCCTTCTTCTCCACCCCAACGGAGCTGGTGGGGCCCGAGACCCTGCCCCCGTGGATTTTGAGCGACTCTGACTCTCGCGCCTCTCCGGCGGGGAGCCCCAACGCAGACTTCGCGGCCCAAGGAGAGTCTCTGGGAGACAGGCATCTCCGGACACTGCAGATAAGCTATGAAGCA CTGAAAGATGAAAATTCTAAGCTGAGAAGAAAGCTGAGTGAGGTCCAGAGCTTCTCTGAGACTCAAACAGAAAT GGTGAGGACACTGGAGCGGAAGCTCGAAGCCAAAATGATCAAGGAGGAAAGTGACTACCACGATCTGGAGTCAGTGGTCCAGCAGGTGGAGCAGAACCTGGAGCTGATGACG AAACGGGCTGTGAAGGCAGAAAATCACGTCCTGAAGCTGAAGCAGGAGATGAGCTTGCTCCAG GCGCAGGTCTCTAACTTCAGGCGTGAGAACGAAGCCCTGCGGTCCGGCCAGGGCGCCAGCCTGACGGTGGTGAAGCAGAACACCGACGTGGCCTTGCAGAACCTCCGCGTCGTCATGAACAACGCCCACGCCTCCATAAA GCAGCTGGTTTCTGGAGCTGAAACGTTGCATCTTGTTGCTGAAATTCTTAAATCTATAGACAGAATTTCTGAAATtaaagatgaggaggaggagtcTTGA